GCGGCGGCGACGACCGGGCGGAGCGCGTCGTCGTAGACGCCGACGAGCTGGTGCGTCGCGCGAGCGGGGTTCACGAGCGGGCCCAGCGCGTTGAAGATCGTGCGGACGCCGAGCTCGCGACGCGCGGCGGCGGCGTGGCGGAGGGCGGGGTGGTGCGCCGGCGCCATCAGGAACGCGATGCCGGCGTCGCGGAGGACCGCCGCCTGCCGCTCGGGCGCGAGATCGGTCGGGATGCCGAGCGCCTCGAGCACGTCCGCGCTCCCGCAGCGGCTCGAGACGGAGCGGTTGCCGTGCTTCGCGACGCGCACGCCGCACGCCGCGACGACGACGGCCGCGCCGGTGGAGACGTTGATCGTGTGCGCGCCGTCGCCGCCGGTGCCGCACGTGTCGAGGACGACCTCGTGCTCGTGCGCGACCGGGGTCATCACCTCGCGGAGCGCCTCGGCGGCGGCGACGATGACGTCGGCGCCCTCGCCGCGGAGGCGGAGCGCCGTCGCGAAGGCGCCGATCTGCACCGGGGTCCACGCGCCCGCTAGGATCGCCGCGAAGGCGGCGCGGACCTCGGCCGGGCCCAGCGCGCCGCGCTCGATCAGCGCGAAGGTCTCGGCGAAGGTCGTCATGCGCGCGCGAGCCGGGCGACCCAGTTCGCGACGAGCTGCTTGCCGTGCGTAGTCAGGACGCTCTCGGGGTGGAACTGCACGCCCTCGATCGGCTGCGTCTTGTGCGCGAGGCCCATGATCTCGCCCTCCGCCGTCCAGGCCGTGACCTCGAGGCAGTCGGGGAGGGAGCTCCGCTCGACGAGGAGGGAGTGATAACGCGTCGCCTCGAAGGGCGAGGGGAGGCCCGCGAAGACGCCCTTGCCCTCGTGGAGGATCGGCGACGTGCGCCCGTGCATCAGGCGCTCGGCGCGGACCACCTTGCCGCCGAAGGCCTGGCCGATCGACTGGTGGCCGAGGCACACGCCGAAGAGCGGGACCTTCGCGTGCGTGATCGCGGCGAGGGACACACCGGCGTCGGACGGCGTGCACGGCCCGGGGGAGACGAGGACCCCGTCCACCGCCGCCGCCGCGACGGCCGCCGCGTCGACCTCGTCGTTCTTCACCACCCTCGACTCGGCCCCGAGCTCGCCCAGGTACTGGACCAGGTTGAAGGTGAACGAGTCGTAGTTGTCGATGACGAGCACCCTCATCCGGGCCTGAATTGTACACTTGTTGAAACTTTCGCCTGTGGCGAGAGTCCGTCCAAAGTGGAACGTCCGTCGCGCGTCCAACCGGCCGGCTCCTCCTTAGTTGCGGAGCGGGAGGAAAAAAGATTATCGTGACGCGCGCTTTCACATCCCTCCCTGGGGGCTCGATGGCCGACGAAAAGAAGCCGAAGATCGATCTCAAGGCACGTCTCGGCAAAGGTGCCGCCGGCGGAGCCACGCCGCCGCCGCCCCAAGCCGGCGGTATGCCCGGCGGCATGCCCGTGCCGGCGCCCGTCCCCGGCGGCGTCGCGGCGGGCATCGGTCAGACGACCGCAAACCTCGGGCCCGGACCGGCCGGGATCCCCGCGCCGACACCCACCGCGCCGCGCGTCGGGGGAGGCCTGCCGGTTCCGCCCGGCATCCCCGTCGGTCCGCCACCCGCGTTCCAGGCTCCGGGCATCAAGCTCGACCCTTCGAACCCGCTCGCCGCCGCGATGGCGCCGGCGCATCCGGCGCGCGCGAAGTCGGTGCCGCCGCCGCAGCCGCAGCGCATCGAGGTCGACGAGCTCACGGTGCAGGAGGCGCGGAAGGGCGCGCGGAAGCAGGGCCTCGTCGCCGGCCTCGTCGTCGGCGTCGTGCTCGGCGCGGTCGGCTACATCGCCGGCGGCGCGCAAGAGACGAACAAGGGCCGCACGCAGTCCACCGCGCACGCGAAGTCGCTCGCCGCCGACGTGAACACGTCGCGCGAGACGCTGAAGACGATCGCGGACAAGGTCGAGGCGGGCCGCAACACGCTCGGGCGCGACAAGAAGTTCCCCGACACGCTCGCGAAGGAGCTCGGCGCCCTCAACGTCGACTTCGACGGATCGAAGCTCGCCGGCGTCCGCTTCAGCGGGTTCAGCACCGAGACGACGTCGGGCCTCATCGAGTACATCACCGGCGTCCAGTCGCTCAACGACCGCCGGAACGCGCTCATCGGCCTCCTCACGAAGCTGCAGAAGCCGATGACGGAGCAGCTCGCGAACGCGGCCGCGAACAAGCCGCCGCAGGTCACCTTCATCGTCCTCCTCAACCGGGACGGCGCGAAGAACCCGTACGCGGTGCTCGCCCCGCTCAAGACGCCGATCGAGCTCACCGCGAACATGCCGGCCGAGTTCACGGCGATCGATCCGATCAGCAAGGGCGGCGTCACCGCCCCGAAGGCGACCAGCTTCGACAAGCCCGGCGCGGCGTACGTCGTGCCGCGCTCGATCGAGGCGGCGATGCCGAGCGAGACGTCGGGCCAGATCGGCCAGCTCGTCAGTCAGCTCACGAACATGATCAACGCGATCCGCGGCGAGCAGCCCGTCCAGGGGCCCGAGGGCGGCTCGGTGGTGGAGCCCAAGCCGGGCCTCCTCGAGCGCGCCGACCGGCTCGTCACCGGTCTCAACAAGGTTCAGTAGAAGGGGCGCGGCCCCACGCGAGGTCGCCGTCGTCGCTCACCGCGGCGCCGACCTCGACGTAGCCGCGCGCGACGAGGGCGGTGCAACGTCGCGTGCGCGCGACCGTCTTCGCGCGCCCGAACACGGCGAGGACGCTCCGCGCGAGCGACTTCGGCTCCTCGACCTGGGCCGGGATGACGACCAGGCTCCCGGGATCGAGCTCGTCCGGATCGGGGAGCGCGGCGACGGCGGACTCGAGCGACGACGCGTCGGCCTCCGAGAGCACGACGAGCCTCGCGGAGTCGATGTCGGCGGCGGAGAGCGGCGTCGCGGCGGTGCGCGCGCGCACGCCGACCGCGGGCCGGCTCGCCTTCGGCGCGGGGATACGGTCGCCGCTCACGGGTCCTCGCTCGTGGGGTCCTCGCTCATGGCGCGGAGGTCTCGGCGGGAGGGGCGAGCTCGGGCTCGGCGCGGACGATCTCGACCTTCATCACGTGCGTCTCGTTCGCCTCGCGCACGATCAGCTTGTACCCGTCGAGCTGCACCGTCGCCCCGACCTCGGGCACGCGGCCGACGCGGTGGACGACGAGGCCGCCGATCGACTCGAAGTCGCCCTCCTCGGGGAGCTTGGTCCCGATCGCCTTCTCGAGCTCCTCGATCGGCATCGCCGCGTCGGCGACGAAGCGGCCGTCGGCGAGCTTCGTGATGTTCGCCTCGTCCGTGTCGTACTCGTCGCGGATGTCGCCGACGATCTCCTCGATGATGTCCTCGAGCGTCACGAGGCCGCCGGTGCCGCCGAACTCGTCGGTGACGATCGCGAGGTGGAGGCGGCGGCTCCGCATCTCCCGCAGCACGCTGAGCGCGCCCTGCCCCTCGGTCACGAAGAGGACCGGCTTCCGGATGAGGTCGTCGAGCTTCTTCGCGGTGAGCATGCCCGCGCGGACGACGTCGAACAGGTCCTTCACGTAGAGGAGGCCGATCACGTTGTCGGGCGTGTCGCGGTAGACGGGGTAGCGCGAGTGGCCGTCCTTGATGACGTGCTCGAGCACCTGGTCGAGCGAGAGGTCGATGTGGATCGTGGACATGTGCCGGCGCGGGACCATGACCTCGCGTGCCATCAGGTTCTTGAAGTCGAGCACGTTGCGGATCATCGTCGCCGGCTCTTTCTCGAGCGCGCCCGCCTTCTCGCCCTGGGCGACGATCCACTCCACCTCCGTCTCGGTGAGCCGCGCGTCGGCGTTGGTCGGCGCGTCGGGGACCTTCGTGCCGACGAAGCGGGCGAGCATCGCGAGCGGCTCGGCGACGGGGAGGACGACGAGCTCGAACGGCTTCAGGAGTCGCAGCGCGAGGCGGCCGACCTCCTCCGGGCGGCGGCGCGCGATCGTCCCGAAGATCTCGGCGAACGTCGCGTAGGTGAGGACCGAGACGACGACCGCGACGAGCGCGGAGATCGCGGGCCGCGCGAACGGGTTGAAGGTGTCGGCGAGGACGACCGCGGCGAGGCTGATCGCGGTGACGCGGACGACGAGCCAGCGCGAGAGGAGGCGGAGCCGCGACTCCGCGTAGCGCGTGAACGCCGGGTCCTTGTCCTCGACGAGGGTCTGCAGGCGCGCCTCGGGCAGCGAGGTCAGCGCCGCATCCGCAGCGGCGAAGAGCGAGCCGACGGCGGCCGCGGTGACGGCCAGAGCTATCGGTCCGAGGGGGGGCGCCAAATCGTCGTGCCCAGGGAGCACAGGTGTCCCCAGACGGGAGAGACGGTAGCCCGAGGGGTCCACCGCTTCAATCTTTCCCGGTCAGGGGCTGCGCCCCCGACACCCCCGCTCGTCACCAGGGCCCCCGAAGACGGGGGCGCTGCGCGCCGCTGGAGCGGCCCCGGTGACGAGCTGGGCGGGGTGCCGCATCGGATTGGGCGCAACCTGGCGGGCGCTCGGTCGAAGGTGGTGGCCATGTCCGCGCCTCCGACCCGAACATCCGCTCGAGCTCGCCCTGTGACCAAGACGCCTGCTTCGAGGCCGATTTCAAACGTCATTTCGAATCCTTTCGCGCAGCTTTTTGCCAAGACGATGAAGGCTTGCCCGGCTCGGAGCGGGCCGGCGCCGAAGAAGGGTCCGGAGATGGGGGCCGCGCCGAAGGTCGCCGCGCCGAAGGTCGCTGCCCCGAAGGACGCGAAAGATGCGGATCTCCTCGTCGATGACGGGAAGCGGAGGCCGCCGGAGGCGGACCCGCTCGATCCGGACACGCGCCGCTTCGCGCAGCTCGCGCCGCCGGCGTTCACGCCGGTCGCGGCGGCGCCGGTCGCAGCGGCCGACGAGATCGCGCCGCGCGCGCGCGTGTCGATGGAGGAGCTCCTCCCGCAGCTCGTGAAGCGCATCGCGTGGGCGGGCGATCGCCGGCGCGGCTCGGTGCAGATGGAGCTCGGCGCCGGCCCCCACGCCGGCACCGTCGTCACCGTGCACGCCGACGACGGACACGTCCGCATCGAGCTCCACGGCGACGACGCCGGCACCCTCCAACGCCGCCTCGAGGCGCGCGGCTTCCACGTGGAGCGCTGACGTCACCGGGGGCGCGGGAGCGCGCGTTTGTCGAAGGCTCGGGCGATGGTGTTGGAGGGGAGGGGGGTCGCGCGGGACCAGGAGAGCTCGGTGCCGAGGACGCGTTCTAGCGTGAGGTCGCCATGCTCCTGTTGCCACGTGAGCTCGCCGCGCTCGGCGCGCCAGGGGAGCTCGCCGCTCGCCCACTCGAGCTTCGTGAAGAACGGCGGGTCCGTCAGGTCCTCCGCGATCGTCCCCGCCTCCACCGGCGCGACGTAAGACCAGCGGCCGTCCGCCCCCGCCACGAGCCAGCGCAGGCCGATGCCTGCACTGTACATGCAGTACTCCTGCCACCGTTCGCCCTCCTCGTTGACGCGCGCGACGAGGCCGAGGACCGTGTA
This sequence is a window from Labilithrix sp.. Protein-coding genes within it:
- the trpD gene encoding anthranilate phosphoribosyltransferase; amino-acid sequence: MTTFAETFALIERGALGPAEVRAAFAAILAGAWTPVQIGAFATALRLRGEGADVIVAAAEALREVMTPVAHEHEVVLDTCGTGGDGAHTINVSTGAAVVVAACGVRVAKHGNRSVSSRCGSADVLEALGIPTDLAPERQAAVLRDAGIAFLMAPAHHPALRHAAAARRELGVRTIFNALGPLVNPARATHQLVGVYDDALRPVVAAALGRLGVTRAWAVRSEDGLDEVSPAAPTRVSVLDGGAVEERVVTPADFGVEPVDLRALGGGDAAENAKALEAILSGAAHPAAGAVVLNAAAALVVATGAKPRDATDEARTAIHEGRAREKLEAWRAAVRSP
- a CDS encoding aminodeoxychorismate/anthranilate synthase component II — its product is MRVLVIDNYDSFTFNLVQYLGELGAESRVVKNDEVDAAAVAAAAVDGVLVSPGPCTPSDAGVSLAAITHAKVPLFGVCLGHQSIGQAFGGKVVRAERLMHGRTSPILHEGKGVFAGLPSPFEATRYHSLLVERSSLPDCLEVTAWTAEGEIMGLAHKTQPIEGVQFHPESVLTTHGKQLVANWVARLARA
- a CDS encoding HlyC/CorC family transporter, with the protein product MAPPLGPIALAVTAAAVGSLFAAADAALTSLPEARLQTLVEDKDPAFTRYAESRLRLLSRWLVVRVTAISLAAVVLADTFNPFARPAISALVAVVVSVLTYATFAEIFGTIARRRPEEVGRLALRLLKPFELVVLPVAEPLAMLARFVGTKVPDAPTNADARLTETEVEWIVAQGEKAGALEKEPATMIRNVLDFKNLMAREVMVPRRHMSTIHIDLSLDQVLEHVIKDGHSRYPVYRDTPDNVIGLLYVKDLFDVVRAGMLTAKKLDDLIRKPVLFVTEGQGALSVLREMRSRRLHLAIVTDEFGGTGGLVTLEDIIEEIVGDIRDEYDTDEANITKLADGRFVADAAMPIEELEKAIGTKLPEEGDFESIGGLVVHRVGRVPEVGATVQLDGYKLIVREANETHVMKVEIVRAEPELAPPAETSAP